The following proteins are encoded in a genomic region of Micromonospora olivasterospora:
- a CDS encoding helix-turn-helix domain-containing protein, producing the protein MKLWKQLSSGLSEPAEKLVVELRFLKDRSELSLSRLGQRTGYSKSSWERWLNGKKLPPRQAVERMSAACDGDDVRLTALWEEAARAGAARPGVHGSGAAAPANSGRRLRSSGALPGGTCRLVTRVRCLVDRSGLDVVRLEEITDLSRVTWERWLNGHQPLPKHAVLYLVAACSQETPGLLSLWEEVTTA; encoded by the coding sequence TTGAAGTTGTGGAAGCAGCTATCTTCCGGTCTTTCTGAACCGGCTGAAAAATTGGTGGTCGAGCTGCGATTTCTGAAAGATCGATCTGAATTGAGTTTGTCTCGACTTGGGCAACGGACCGGTTATAGCAAGTCGTCCTGGGAGCGGTGGCTCAACGGTAAAAAGTTGCCGCCCCGGCAGGCAGTGGAGCGCATGAGCGCCGCGTGTGACGGGGACGACGTTCGGTTGACCGCGTTGTGGGAGGAAGCGGCCAGGGCGGGCGCGGCTCGGCCTGGTGTACACGGCTCCGGTGCTGCTGCCCCGGCGAACAGCGGGCGTCGGTTGCGATCATCCGGCGCATTGCCCGGCGGCACCTGCCGACTGGTGACCCGTGTCCGCTGCCTGGTGGACCGATCGGGGCTGGACGTGGTGCGGCTGGAGGAGATTACGGACCTCAGTCGTGTTACTTGGGAGCGTTGGCTGAACGGGCATCAGCCGCTGCCGAAACACGCTGTTCTCTACCTGGTGGCCGCGTGTTCGCAGGAAACCCCAGGCCTTCTGTCGCTCTGGGAGGAGGTCACCACAGCGTAG